From a region of the Pseudomonadota bacterium genome:
- the atpB gene encoding F0F1 ATP synthase subunit A, with protein MGHEVFTWASLFPFLKGLPPHVSNAIIVSIIILIIVILGYRQLKRTEDEIVPEPKFTFRNFVEILVERLSDIIVDTMGPRGKEFTLIVGTLALFILFNNLSGLVPGFLPATDNVNTTFACSLTVFVMTHYYGFREHGIRYLKQFVGPFWWLAPLMVPIELIGHLARPLSLGMRLFGNITGDHIVTTIFFGLVPLIIPLPVMFLGLFVAFVQTFVFMLLSMAYFSGAISHEEH; from the coding sequence ATGGGGCATGAAGTATTTACATGGGCTTCTTTATTCCCCTTTTTAAAAGGTCTACCCCCCCATGTATCGAATGCCATCATAGTCTCTATAATAATTCTCATTATTGTGATTTTGGGCTATAGGCAGCTGAAAAGAACTGAAGATGAAATAGTGCCTGAGCCAAAGTTTACATTCAGGAATTTTGTTGAGATACTGGTGGAAAGACTTTCCGATATTATAGTAGATACGATGGGCCCAAGAGGTAAGGAGTTTACATTAATAGTTGGAACCCTTGCCCTTTTTATCCTTTTTAATAACCTTTCCGGGCTTGTGCCTGGATTTTTACCCGCCACAGATAATGTAAACACCACATTTGCATGTTCACTTACAGTATTTGTGATGACGCACTATTATGGCTTCAGGGAACATGGAATAAGGTATTTAAAACAGTTTGTGGGGCCTTTCTGGTGGCTGGCACCATTGATGGTTCCCATTGAACTTATAGGGCATCTCGCAAGACCGTTGTCGCTTGGAATGAGGCTTTTTGGAAATATAACAGGCGACCATATTGTGACGACTATATTTTTTGGGCTTGTCCCATTAATAATCCCCTTACCGGTCATGTTCCTCGGTCTGTTTGTAGCGTTTGTTCAGACATTTGTGTTTATGCTTTTATCCATGGCATATTTTTCAGGGGCAATTTCTCATGAAGAACATTAA
- a CDS encoding AtpZ/AtpI family protein — MTKRGLYVKKDGLVMIMSVLDSKKDVVRSLISYSSLGLEMGLSVAIGVAIGYFLDSYFKTYPYLTVIFMIFGIVAALKTIYTLLKRVKRENERDNNK; from the coding sequence TTGACTAAAAGGGGTCTGTATGTTAAAAAAGATGGTCTTGTAATGATTATGTCTGTATTAGACAGCAAGAAGGATGTGGTCAGGTCTCTTATAAGCTACAGTTCGCTTGGCTTGGAGATGGGGCTCTCCGTTGCTATAGGGGTAGCCATTGGTTATTTCCTTGATTCTTATTTTAAGACATATCCTTACCTGACAGTCATTTTTATGATTTTTGGTATAGTGGCAGCGCTAAAAACGATATACACATTGCTGAAAAGGGTTAAAAGGGAAAATGAAAGAGACAACAATAAGTGA
- a CDS encoding ATP synthase F0 subunit C, whose product MAAEEAKGLDPQVKQVIALAAGFGLAIAAFGGALAQSRSIVSALDGIARNPGASGKIVTPMIIGLAMIESLVIYSLVVSLLLIFKL is encoded by the coding sequence ATGGCTGCTGAAGAGGCGAAAGGGCTTGATCCACAGGTTAAACAAGTGATAGCACTTGCTGCTGGTTTTGGTCTTGCGATTGCAGCCTTTGGTGGGGCTCTTGCACAGTCAAGGAGTATAGTTTCTGCGCTGGATGGTATTGCCAGAAATCCTGGTGCTTCAGGAAAGATAGTGACCCCGATGATTATCGGTCTGGCAATGATTGAATCACTTGTAATATACTCTCTCGTTGTTTCATTACTTTTAATCTTTAAACTCTAA